In Sphaeramia orbicularis chromosome 5, fSphaOr1.1, whole genome shotgun sequence, the genomic stretch ctgttaatgctatgcttgggtctgaattctacattaattaaactccacaggtccatcttcaactctattacTGACTAATGACACCAAATGGGTTGTGTTGACCGCTGGCCCTTTAAGTGCATgagtcacttcaggccccgccccctccaggttgttggctgtgctgctctgtcccattcaaccaacaactgaacattttaggtaactgcctcaaagtttggacatattttcagtatggactacaactgctgctgctgaaaaacaattatggagtattctgagaaatgttcctcagaagtcttgaccttatatgtgcaaatgttgtgatgtaactagttataaaatgtaacaagttaagcaggaattaaaacaggttgtagaaatccacttgatttttgccaaaatgaatataaagatagttttgcagcacctggagggttcaaattcaaactttttgaactaatagggtccaaatacacaaataaatgaaccaaagactaataaaagtaggtttagcaaaatatgacccctttaagtataAATGCTATTTgcctaacacaggggtgtcaaactcattttggttcaggggccatatttagctcaatttgatcttaagcgggccagaccagtaaaataatgacttaataacctataaataatgacaaatccaggtttttcctttttgtttcagaacAAAAAACCTCCCagttacattatgataatatttacattttacaaaaaagatgagaataacctgaaaaaacagaaattttatttgaaaaattagagcaattttaacaatattatgcctcaacttattatttatacatgtacattacacacagtgttccttaaacatttggtaacaagcagaatactgttaaaattttggagtttggaactaaaatttggaCAATTacaacaatattacatctcttattattaacacaactacagatcacagtggatccataaatgcacataaacatttagtaacaggcagaatattgttaaattgcacatttcaggttgttcatcttttttttaatttatgtatttatttgcattttattgtgaaagaatagttttgtaaatgtaaatattttcacagtgtaatgtttttttcgcttaaattttttccacataatttttcacaaagaaaatttgtagttgtcattatttatgggttaatgtgttgttatttttaccttaggtcacattggtctgtatgtggaacctgaaccaaaaggatttggacaaccttgactgttcaaaataatttttgcaatttcatcccgtgggccggaatggaacctttggcgggccagatttggcccccgggccgcatgtttgacacctgtggcctaacaGATGCTGAACTCCAGACTTACCTATGAAGATGAGCAGAATGCCCACCACTATCTGCAGGATGAGGGAGATGCTTATGAGAGTAATGAGGGGAAAGTAGAAGTAGAACTCCGGTCCTTGCTCCAGCACAGCCTTCAGCTGTGAGGCATTAGCCATGAGCAGAGCCACATCCAGCATACTCTCTGCTGCGCTCTTCTTATTGGCATAATGGTTCATGTTCAGAGGTTCCTGTCGTCTCGGCCAGCGGCTCCGCAGAGgaacctgaacacaacacaaatTGAAGTCAGTATAAACCACTGAACACTGATGATGTTACACCTGAACAACGGCTTCATAATacttatataaataaaacaatgaataGTTTCAGCCTTATCTAATATTATCTAATCcacttgttactaaatgtgtgtaaataagaCTTAACTTTTACTGTATTACATTGTTGACTTAATTGACTGACTTCACTTTACCTCTATGACACAACAAAATTCTGGAATTTTTTCTGTCCTGAAACTTTGAAACCTGAAACTGTGACCTTAAAGGAGCTAGATGCAGAGGATAAAGATAAAAAGAAATAATATTTATTTGTAGGCTGCTCTGCTGAAGTAATTTAATAATAATCTAAAGGATTTcccttaaataccaataaaacacCAAATGGAACATGCATCTGTAACCTTTTAGCTGCATCTGTAGGATTTTTGTTCCCTCTTGACTACCCAGATCTCCGAAATATATCAGCATAACCAggaattttgtgttttgtcaaaGTCAGCAGTCCATGTGGATATCAACTCCATAAGTCAAAAATGATCACTCTCTGCCAAGGCATAAGTTTACATATGGATGGTAAGGACATGTAACTTCCAATGTATTGGAGGAAGTGTCTATTTGTACAAGAACTAGCATTTGTTTGCCGACATAATCACATTTTGTCCAAAAAGAGAAGAGACACCAGGAACTTTCTCACCATCTAGAGTCTAAGTAATAAACTCATTTATCAAACAGCACAtcttttaaaataaacaaaaacttgtgtattaacattgttttttcataATTGTGATAATTGTCTCCACTCACCTGTGTAAACATAGATACATGAACAAGAGCTACAACTAATGATTAGTTTCAGTGTTCATAAATCTGCCCATTATATTTTCTATACCATTAGTTCTATCAAATGTcagaaaaggatgaaaatgtgttttttgctaAGCTAAGTCATGGAGGATaaagacaacagaaaaaaaatcacacttacaGACATTGAATCTTGaatattttgaaatttttttgatTATCAAAGTAGGCCTGTTTAATTTAGCTGTTGACAAGAAATTGATTCATCGCTGCAGCTCCAGATGAATTTAATAGAAATAACTTACTTACTCGTTATTTCTGAATTGTTTTCTATCGCTCGATTTACGCCCTTAATTAGCCTATATCATCTTGTAGCGAATGATAATTCTTCTGACATGACTTTAAGAGAAAACTGTATAAGTATATAGACAAATTATTACACTATAATGGTGGCATTAAGTCGATCAAGTAGACAGTCATAGATAATAATCAACCATTAATATCACAATTATTTGTCTGACAGTTAACTACTGACAAGTTTCAATATTGTGACAGCTGTAGGCCAGAGACTGATGAGGAAACAGGTGCATGTTTACAGGGCTTTAGGTGGACGATGCTAATAATGCATAATACCAATGAGAGGCATCAGCATCAATGTTCAGCAGAGACAACCTTTCAGAAAAAATATTTGGACTTGAGtttatttttgagtgtttttatcaaGACAACTTGATTTATAactatttatactatttactacATCCCTTTTTACAtgtactgttatttatttaaaatgaggTAATATTACCACACATTTATGTATTGTGTTATTTGGGGTTGGTGGTTTGGCCCTTCCAGTGCTCAGACCAAACCCATGCCCTAgtgctctgctctgtgagagtCACTAGtggtttttggggggttttttgtgttCTGCAAAAGTAGAGAAGTGACCACAATTTGAAGACCCAAACCTATGCAAACACGCT encodes the following:
- the ninj1 gene encoding ninjurin-1, with product MATDNLEMNGDADRNGDVEVPLRSRWPRRQEPLNMNHYANKKSAAESMLDVALLMANASQLKAVLEQGPEFYFYFPLITLISISLILQIVVGILLIFIVKWNLNDESMHYRLNVMENIATALVFVIVVVNVFITAFGVQQPNKSA